Proteins encoded by one window of Primulina eburnea isolate SZY01 unplaced genomic scaffold, ASM2296580v1 ctg973_ERROPOS9739907, whole genome shotgun sequence:
- the LOC140822662 gene encoding AAA-ATPase At2g46620-like — MLLANLGILLISIILLGVGLRFLFKTSLIYALKKLWRILEDRCYVYQFYRVPKFNENMQENQLYRKVYTYLNSLPAVEDSDYANLFSSSKSTEISVILDDNQTITDNFLGARVYWKVGYSEKGGSKSLDLKMRRNDKRRILVPYFQHIHQVFDEIEQKRKEVRLFVNVDTEVHRNGRWRSISFTHPATMETIVMDSDLKTRIKSDLDNFLKSKQHYHRAGKVWKRSYLLYGSAGTGKSTFVAAMAKFLGYDIYEIDLHRITSDSDLKYLLLQTTNKSLLVVEDLDRYLGEKSAALSLSGILNFMDGIISSCGEERVMIFTMNSKENIDASVLRPGRIDVHIHFPLCDFAAFKSLASSHLGLKDHKLFSQVEENFQIGATLSPAEIGEIMVSNRGSPTRALKTVITALQGNLASRVGRRLSGSASGRDSEELLDSGVVAKDGQNGIHPMKEIKNLYGLLRARSSRKASMEKLDMYMNERENSDLNTT, encoded by the coding sequence ATGTTACTCGCAAATCTTGGAATTTTGTTGATTTCGATCATTTTACTGGGCGTGGGTCTCAGATTCTTGTTCAAAACAAGCTTAATCTATGCCCTGAAGAAACTGTGGCGAATTTTGGAGGATAGGTGCTATGTTTACCAGTTCTACAGGGTGCCCAAATTCAACGAGAACATGCAGGAAAATCAGTTGTACAGGAAGGTGTACACGTACCTGAATTCTCTCCCAGCTGTTGAAGATTCCGATTACGCCAACCTTTTTTCGAGTTCCAAATCCACCGAAATCAGTGTGATTCTCGACGATAATCAAACAATCACCGACAACTTCCTCGGTGCCAGAGTTTACTGGAAAGTGGGGTACTCCGAGAAAGGTGGCTCGAAATCTCTCGATTTGAAGATGCGGAGGAACGATAAGCGCAGGATTTTGGTCCCTTACTTCCAGCATATTCATCAAGTGTTCGATGAGATCGAGCAGAAGAGGAAAGAGGTGAGATTGTTCGTCAACGTGGATACCGAAGTTCACAGAAACGGACGGTGGAGATCAATATCTTTCACGCATCCCGCCACCATGGAGACGATCGTGATGGATTCGGATCTGAAAACAAGAATAAAGTCTGATTTGGATAATTTCCTGAAATCCAAGCAGCATTATCATCGTGCGGGCAAGGTATGGAAGCGAAGCTACCTACTCTACGGGTCAGCGGGCACGGGCAAATCCACGTTCGTAGCCGCCATGGCCAAATTCTTGGGCTACGATATCTACGAAATCGATCTGCATAGAATCACAAGCGATTCGGATCTAAAATACCTCTTGCTGCAAACAACGAACAAGTCTCTGCTCGTGGTAGAGGATCTGGACCGTTATTTGGGCGAGAAATCGGCGGCCTTGAGCTTATCTGGGATCCTTAACTTCATGGATGGGATCATTTCTTCCTGTGGAGAAGAAAGGGTCATGATTTTCACGATGAACAGCAAAGAAAACATCGACGCCAGCGTTCTCCGGCCTGGCAGAATCGACGTTCACATTCATTTCCCCCTCTGCGATTTCGCTGCATTTAAATCCTTGGCTAGTAGCCATTTAGGGCTCAAAGATCACAAATTGTTCTCACAAGTGGAGGAAAATTTTCAGATTGGGGCGACATTGAGCCCagctgagataggagagatcaTGGTCTCGAACCGAGGCTCACCGACCCGTGCTTTGAAAACAGTTATCACGGCTTTGCAGGGAAACTTGGCGAGTCGGGTCGGGAGACGACTGAGCGGGTCGGCCTCGGGTAGGGATTCGGAGGAGTTGTTGGATTCCGGCGTGGTGGCAAAAGATGGTCAAAATGGTATACATCCAATGAAGGAGATCAAGAACCTGTATGGACTATTGAGGGCAAGGAGTAGCAGGAAGGCTTCTATGGAGAAATTGGACATGTATATGAATGAGAGGGAGAACTCCGATTTGAATACAACGTAG